One Frankia alni ACN14a DNA window includes the following coding sequences:
- a CDS encoding transcriptional regulator, whose protein sequence is MTEADYALELGRRLRAARNRRGMSLLDVQERTHGRWTAGTLGAYERGSRTLRVHRLVELAELYDVPATLLVPPAADRRDVDHLPPLVIDLRRLRKLPPTRTGPLRRWIAIVQVLRSDSSRDILRLRRSDLQSLSRLYSTTPSMLYERLGAWGALVEPGEPVAVGARRRVLPIRPPQQRR, encoded by the coding sequence GTGACCGAGGCGGACTACGCCCTGGAGCTCGGGCGCCGGCTTCGCGCGGCGCGCAACCGGCGTGGCATGTCGCTGCTGGATGTCCAGGAGCGCACCCACGGCCGGTGGACCGCGGGCACGCTGGGGGCCTACGAACGAGGCTCCCGCACCCTGCGGGTGCACCGGCTGGTCGAGCTCGCCGAGTTGTACGACGTTCCCGCGACCCTGCTGGTCCCGCCGGCAGCCGACCGCCGTGACGTCGACCACCTTCCCCCGCTCGTCATCGATCTGCGCCGGCTGCGCAAGCTGCCGCCGACCCGGACCGGTCCGCTGCGGCGCTGGATCGCGATCGTGCAGGTCCTGCGCTCGGACAGCTCCCGCGACATCCTGCGGCTGCGCCGCTCCGACCTGCAGTCGCTGTCACGCCTGTACAGCACGACGCCGTCGATGCTCTACGAGCGGCTCGGCGCCTGGGGCGCGTTGGTGGAGCCGGGCGAGCCGGTGGCGGTCGGCGCGCGGCGCCGCGTCCTGCCCATCCGGCCGCCGCAACAACGACGTTGA